The Chitinophagales bacterium DNA segment CAGGTATTTCTGGAGTAGATGAAGAAGGAGCGAGACTAAATTTAGACAAAGAACTCCCAGATTTTGATTTCGAAAAAGTGCGCATCAATGCCAATGCCGTATGGAATAAAAAAATGAGTCTACTAATGACCTATGGGGGTAATTTGGATGAACGCACAAATTTTTATACTGCTCTCTATCATTGTATGATTCACCCTAGTATATTTAATGATGTCGATGGTCGGTATCGGGGTAGGGATAATGAGGTTTATGATACTGAAAACGATTTTGAATATTACACCGTTTTTTCTCTATGGGATACCTATAGGGCATTGCATCCCTTGCTATCATTTTTAGAGCGAAAAAAGACAAATGACTTTGTTGTTTCATTTATGAAACAATATGAACAAGTTGGTAAACTTCCTGTTTGGGAATTATGGGGCAATGAAACAAATTGTATGATTGGTCATCATGCGGTATCGGTAATATGGGACGTTTACAACAAAGGAATTATTTCATTTCATGCTGGAGATGCATTTAAAATGATGTTAGCTACAGGCCGAGATACAAGTTCTCCATCCATGAAATCTTATATAAAATACGGTTATGTTCGTGCGGATGATGATGCAGAAAGTGTCAGTAAAACTCTGGAGTACTCCTATAATGATTGGTGTATAGCTCAAATGGCAAAAAGACTCAATGCAGACGCCGCTATGGATGAGTTTTCTAAACGTTCTAGAAATTGGATAAATGTTTTTGATCCGACGACTGGTTTTATGCGCCCTCGCTTAAATGGCACTCTTTTAACGCCTTTTTCACCCTATATGGTAGACAACCATTTTACAGAGGCGAATAGTTATCAATATAGTTTTTATGTGCCTCATGATATGAATAAATTTACGGAAGTATTGGGTGGTGAGGCAGCATTAGAAAAAAAACTAGATGATTTGTTTTCCGCAAAGTCAAAGACTGAAGGCCGCGATCAAGCTGATATTACCGGACTCATAGGTCAATACGCACATGGAAATGAGCCGAGTCATCATATTGCATTTCTTTATAAAAACAAAGCTAAGAGAAATAGAATTGTGAAGTTTATACGAGATAGTTTTTATAAGAATACTCCTGATGGTTTAATAGGTAATGAGGACTGCGGACAAATGAGCGCATGGTATGTATTAGCTAGTCTTGGGTTTTATCCTGTTTGTCCAGGAAATAAAAGTATGGTTTCTGTTGACGGCTTGTTCGATAGTGTCAAAATTAAAGCGGATATTTGGACCATCCATCGCAATAAGAGAGATTCTTTTGAGTTTTATAATTTGACAGGTCAGAATTTAAACTTGCCAGATTATGATTTTGACCTACAGCGTCAGCCTTTTATTTTTCCTGCATCTCGTATCTTTAAAAAAATGCAATGGATAAAAATGGGAGGTGCAGATGTTATTGCCTATCATGTAAATGGTGGACCACAGCAGACTTTTAAAGATTCGATGCTTATAGATAGGACTATGGATTTGGA contains these protein-coding regions:
- a CDS encoding GH92 family glycosyl hydrolase produces the protein MKNITDLKIKISLVFSLFVCSSVTAQNLTQYINPMIGTGGHGHTFPGVTLPFAMVQLSPDTRVDGSWDGCSGYHYSDKTIYGFSHTHLSGTGCSDYGDIAFMPFFGKDVEQNVPIETLLGRGVKFSHKNELAKAGYYSVVLDNGIKVELTSTLRAGLQRYTFSNKGKAIVVMNLKHRDELLEGKIEELDLITYKGKRVSKAWAERQQLFYFFHLSRLPIKNEIVKGPRGDELLVLEFEVEKNQELLIKTGISGVDEEGARLNLDKELPDFDFEKVRINANAVWNKKMSLLMTYGGNLDERTNFYTALYHCMIHPSIFNDVDGRYRGRDNEVYDTENDFEYYTVFSLWDTYRALHPLLSFLERKKTNDFVVSFMKQYEQVGKLPVWELWGNETNCMIGHHAVSVIWDVYNKGIISFHAGDAFKMMLATGRDTSSPSMKSYIKYGYVRADDDAESVSKTLEYSYNDWCIAQMAKRLNADAAMDEFSKRSRNWINVFDPTTGFMRPRLNGTLLTPFSPYMVDNHFTEANSYQYSFYVPHDMNKFTEVLGGEAALEKKLDDLFSAKSKTEGRDQADITGLIGQYAHGNEPSHHIAFLYKNKAKRNRIVKFIRDSFYKNTPDGLIGNEDCGQMSAWYVLASLGFYPVCPGNKSMVSVDGLFDSVKIKADIWTIHRNKRDSFEFYNLTGQNLNLPDYDFDLQRQPFIFPASRIFKKMQWIKMGGADVIAYHVNGGPQQTFKDSMLIDRTMDLEFYGLYGDRRTKSQYASFYKLPEDRTIQIKSKYKKEYHAGGDMALIDGIRGTEVWRKGDWHGYQGQDFEAIITLQTEREIQKVSTSFLQDQKPWIFFPTEYVVSISSDGKNYTEVAREKLIVDKDDEKASIKVWQHTIGKKAKYIKVWAKNYGIVPDWHPGNGGEAYIFIDEIQVN